The DNA window AAAAGCAGCCGTACAAAAAAATGGTCTCCTACTCATTTTATTGACCAGAGCCTTTCCAACAATATACATACAAGTTTCCTCTTCTGAGCAAAAAATAACGAACTCATAGTTGCTGTACTTATACCGTTGATAATTGCAACATGACTGTACTGCAGCTTTAGTGAAAAATATTGTTTCATTACTCTAGATTTTTATTCGGGTTGCTCAACCACCATCGATGTTGCATTTAAAGATCAATTTGATACACCCCTGCTATATTCCTGATTTATGCAGTTGAATACCACCCTCAGATCTCTGCTGTTTCAAAAACACCGAATTTGTAAACACTCACCCCTTCGtaatatattttattaataGCTCTTCTGAGTTTTATTTCCACATTGAGCGACATTATTGTACAATTTTTGCAAATAAAAGTTCGCAGATTATCACTTTTTCacaacaaaatttaatttaaagaaTATTCAATCTGACTGTGTTTTTCTTCTGTGACCGACATACGAAATTatcagccccctgtcaaggacgacgtctctttacagccagcatcactgctatgaaaggcaaaacattgattttgaaccgaatgattagaagctgtatttagctACAAAATGTctattttctgaatgatatgttattaaatcatcccacaagatgcaaaacgtcgtgtggaatgcttgaatatcgagcatagtgccgaatataattctttgtttggggctttatagctataacgccccatatatgttggTCTCTGTCAAACttcatatgatggtatagggttgccaggaggcTGGAAATTATGAATTGATTGACATAACTTTGGGAACGTGCACGCTTGATTTTAGACTAGTGTACACGTCGctgaataattttgtttttattgtacATCCTCGAGTCATCGCATGCTTCCAGAAACGTCACGAAATGTGCACATTAAATTCTTCAACACCGCAAAAACCGATCGCTCgcgcataaaattttgaatttcatctGTTTTTAATTACCACGAAAAGAGTTTTGATAATTACACAGTTTATTTCGGCGAGACACGCAACAAAATGacaacggaaacagaaacagcaCCGATATTTCCGAAGCTAAACGTCGAAGATGAACCGGAGCTGGGAGCAACCGAGATCGAGTCGATGTGTATGAATTGCTATGAGAATGTAAGTTCCTTTTGGTGTTCGGTGTGTCCACTAGTCTAAGCATTTACCCGTTTATTGTGAGCAGAATATCCGTGTATTCTAACAAACCCTAACCAAGAAGAAAACGATCCATCCAATCCAAGGAACAAAATCAAGAATCCTCTCTTTTTTCTCCCAGGGCATAACGCGTCTCCTGCTGACCGAGATTCCCTTCTACAAAGCGGTAGTCATCATGTCCTTCTGCTGTGAGCATTGTGGCTTCCAGAACAACGAAATTCAACCGGGTGGTGAAATGTCCCCCAAGGGTATTCGCATTCGGGTCAAGCTAGAGACGGTACAGGACCTGAACCGGCGTGTGGTCAAGTCGGATTACTCGAGCGTTCGGATAGAGAAGCTGGACTTCGAGATTCCGGCGCAGTCGCAGAAGGGTGAAGTTACTACCATCGAGGGGATCCTCGATCGGGTGGTACGAGGTCTGGAACAGGATCAGCCGGTTCGTCGGATACAGCATCCGGAGGCGGCCGAACAGATTGACGTTTTCGCTGACTCGTTGAGGCAGTTGAAAGAAATGACGAAACCATTCACGATAGTTATTGAAGACATCTCTGGCAATAGTTTCGTGGAAAATCCATTTGCGCCACTGCCGGATCCGAATACGAGCATTTCACATTTCAAAAGAAACAAAGAACAGAATCACGTACTAGGAGTGTTCACACATGCTGAGGTGACAGAGACGGAGGCATGCTCGTCTAATTCTAATCGGCCAGAAACCATTCCAGAAGAGGAAGACAAAATATTGAAACCGATAGCGGAAGGTTCATGGCCGCTCGAGGAATTGCACGGAGAAGTACTGCAATTTCAGACGACATGTTCGGAATGTTCTGCGGATTGTGAGACCAATATGAAACTGACCAAGATCCCGCACTTCAAGGAGGTTGTTATTATGGCAACGGTTTGCGAAAATTGTGGCCTTCGGACGAACGAAGTAAAACCAGGCGGTGGAATCGAAGAACGAGGTGTCAAGATCGAAATCACCGTTCGCGGAAGGATCGATTTCTCGCGAGATGTACTGCAATCTGAGTCCTGCAATCTTTTCA is part of the Topomyia yanbarensis strain Yona2022 chromosome 1, ASM3024719v1, whole genome shotgun sequence genome and encodes:
- the LOC131676860 gene encoding zinc finger protein ZPR1, translated to MTTETETAPIFPKLNVEDEPELGATEIESMCMNCYENGITRLLLTEIPFYKAVVIMSFCCEHCGFQNNEIQPGGEMSPKGIRIRVKLETVQDLNRRVVKSDYSSVRIEKLDFEIPAQSQKGEVTTIEGILDRVVRGLEQDQPVRRIQHPEAAEQIDVFADSLRQLKEMTKPFTIVIEDISGNSFVENPFAPLPDPNTSISHFKRNKEQNHVLGVFTHAEVTETEACSSNSNRPETIPEEEDKILKPIAEGSWPLEELHGEVLQFQTTCSECSADCETNMKLTKIPHFKEVVIMATVCENCGLRTNEVKPGGGIEERGVKIEITVRGRIDFSRDVLQSESCNLFIRELECEVGGGALGGRFTTIEGLLTAMRDQLMESTGMFMDSNDEETKRRMDGFFGQLDAAIEGNMQLTIVLDDPTGNSYVQSLNDDGTPDGALRIIRYHRSHEQNEELGLNDMKTENYGEGAVGNCTDGAQD